ACCTGGAACGCCGTCCCGGAGCCCCCTCCCCCAGACCGGGGATCTCCAGCATGCGGGCCCGGAAGTCCGGCTCCGTGGCCCCGGAAGTGCGCTCCTCGGGAGCGCTTCCGGAGCCGTTGCCGGTTCCGTTCTCACCGGAGGGGCCTTCCGAGGGAGCGTTTCCGCCCGCGCCTCCGCCCGGGCCCTCGTCGGGACCGTTCCCGTCCGGGGAACCGCCGACGCCCCCACCGGGACCGTCGTCCTCCGGCCCGTCCCCGGGGTCCTCGTTCCCGCCGGAACCGTCCGAACCGGACTCATCGGTCGAACCTCCCGGATCCGCCGTGCCGTCCGCGCTCGCCTCCGCCGTTCCCCCGGCGGTCTCGCCCTCGGCCGTCTCCTCAGCCTCGACCTCCGCCGCGGCGTCCTCCAGGGCCTGCTGGAGCTGCTGCTCGTCCATTCCCGGCTCGTCGAACGGGTCCCGCCTGCGCCTGTGCGGCAGAGCCAGCCGCGCCGCCGCCTCCACATCGGCCGCGGCGACCGCGTCCACACCGCGCCAGGCCGCGTGCGCCACGGCGGCGCGAGCCAGCACCAGATCGGCGCGCATCCCGTCCACCTCGAACGAAGCGCACACGGAAGCGATTCGCCTGACCTCGGAAGAAGGCAGCTCGACGGAGTCCACGCGGGCACGGGCGTCCGCGATCCGCCGGGCCAGTTCGGCGTCGGACTCGGCCCACTCCGCGGAGAAGCCTGCCGGATCGGCGTCGAACCGCAACCGTCGACGCACGACTTCGGTCCGCGTCTCCACCTCGCGGGAGGCCGACACCTGGACCGTCAGGCCGAAGCGGTCCAGCAGCTGGGGACGCAGCTCGCCCTCCTCCGGGTTCATGGTGCCGACCAGCAGGAAGGACGCCGCGTGCGACAGGGAGACCCCTTCGCGCTCGACGTGGGCCCGCCCCATGGCCGCGGCGTCGAGCAACAGGTCGACCAGGTGGTCGTGCAGCAGGTTCACTTCGTCGACGTAGAGGACTCCGCGGTGCGCCGCTGCCAGCAGACCGGGCTGGTAGGCGCGCACGCCCTCGGTCAACGCGCGTTCCACGTCCAACGACCCGACCAGCCGGTCCTCGGAGGCGCCCACGGGAAGTTCCACCAGCTGGGCGGCACGCCGCGTTCGTCCGACGTCGCCGTCGTGGGGACCGTCGGGACAGCGCGGGTCCGGGGCGGAAGGGTCGCAGCCGAACCGGCAGTTCTCCACCACGTCGACGGCGGGCAGCAGCGAGGCGAGCGCGCGGACGATGGTGGACTTGGCAGTGCCCTTCTCCCCGCGCACCAGCACACCGCCGATGCGGGGGTACACCGCGTTGAGCAGCAGCCCCAAGCGCAGATCGTCGTGCCCGACAACAGCGGAGAACGGATAACGCACGGTCGACGAGGTCGACGTGGCAGCGGTCATCGCCGGTATTCCTTCCTAGGGTCTCGGACGCCCCTGGTTGCGGAACGAGGCAACGGCAGTGTCCTGACTCCCGGATCGACGCGCTCCTCCGGCCTTCCCTGGGCAACCCCGGTGGCACTCGTGCGGGAGAACCGCTACCCGGTCACAGTGGCGCCGGCCGTGCCGGATTCACACCGGCTTCCTGACCGTTGCTCGCTTGGATCAACGTGCATGGTCGCAGAAGCGCGCTCGGCGACCAAGCGTCGTGAGCTATCTCGTTAGCCCGGTCACTCTCTCCGGATCCCGGTGCATGTCGACGTGCGGGATGCCGTCCTCCTCGTAGTGCTCACCGTGCTCGAGGAAGCCGAACGAGCGGTAGAAGTCGACGGTCTGGGCCTGCGCCGAGAGCACGGTGGACGACTTGCGCACCTCGGCGACCGCCGCGTGCATGAGCTTCTTGCCGAGCCCCATGCCGCGAGCGCTCTCGGCCGTGCACACGCGTCCGATCCGGTAACTCCCACCCGGTTCCTCGAGCAGACGCAGGTACCCGAGCACCTGGGTCCCCCCGGCGTCGATCCAGAAGTGCCTGGTCGCTGTCTCGAGATCGCGCCCGTCCAGCTCGGGATAGGGGCACTGCTGTTCCACGACGAACACGTCCACCCGCAGCCGCAGCATGCGGTAGAAGTCCTCGGGGGCCAGATCGGCCGTGTAGGCGCGGTGCACTGCGGTGGCGAGAGGCTGCAGATTCACCCTTACCTGCCTATCACACCTCCTGCCCCGAACCCCGATGCGCCGCCGCTCCGGTCCGCGCCGGGGCCCTGACCGCTCGGAGTGCCGTTCGACTCACTGCCGGTACGCCCGCGGCTGATCGACTGTAGGGTTGTCCACTCGGCCGGTCCGCCACAGGAAGGAGACCAGGTGGCTCCCGAAACACCGACGACCTCGACGCTGCCCAAGGCCGAGCTGCACGTGCACATCGAGGGAGCTCTCGAACCGGAACTGACCTTCGACCGGGCGCGGCGAAACGGCATCACCCTGCCCTACACCGATGTCGAAGACCTCCGAGGACGCTACGACTTCAGCAACCTGCAGTCGTTCCTGGATCTCTACTACACGGGCATGAACGTGCTGCGGCGCGCCGAGGACTTCACCGCGCTGGCCGACGACTACCTCGCCAGAGCGGCGCACCAGGGGGTC
The sequence above is a segment of the Actinopolyspora saharensis genome. Coding sequences within it:
- a CDS encoding VWA domain-containing protein, whose translation is MTAATSTSSTVRYPFSAVVGHDDLRLGLLLNAVYPRIGGVLVRGEKGTAKSTIVRALASLLPAVDVVENCRFGCDPSAPDPRCPDGPHDGDVGRTRRAAQLVELPVGASEDRLVGSLDVERALTEGVRAYQPGLLAAAHRGVLYVDEVNLLHDHLVDLLLDAAAMGRAHVEREGVSLSHAASFLLVGTMNPEEGELRPQLLDRFGLTVQVSASREVETRTEVVRRRLRFDADPAGFSAEWAESDAELARRIADARARVDSVELPSSEVRRIASVCASFEVDGMRADLVLARAAVAHAAWRGVDAVAAADVEAAARLALPHRRRRDPFDEPGMDEQQLQQALEDAAAEVEAEETAEGETAGGTAEASADGTADPGGSTDESGSDGSGGNEDPGDGPEDDGPGGGVGGSPDGNGPDEGPGGGAGGNAPSEGPSGENGTGNGSGSAPEERTSGATEPDFRARMLEIPGLGEGAPGRRSRSRSRAGQVVRSSAVEGHGVHLQATLAAAAPHQCARGRSGPGLRLRPEDLRHGVREGREGNLVLFAVDASGSMAARERMSAVSGAVLALLRDAYQRRDKVGVVTFRGTSGEIALPPTSSVDTAAARMRELPTGGKTPLADGLLTARRVIRTERMRDPQRRPLLVVLTDGKATVGVDSGGEKANRGRKAVDDALRSAGMLAELGVASVVVDCESGPIRLGLADRLARGLGAPNLQLSELSADNVAGVVRAARTAGPVPA
- a CDS encoding GNAT family N-acetyltransferase; this encodes MNLQPLATAVHRAYTADLAPEDFYRMLRLRVDVFVVEQQCPYPELDGRDLETATRHFWIDAGGTQVLGYLRLLEEPGGSYRIGRVCTAESARGMGLGKKLMHAAVAEVRKSSTVLSAQAQTVDFYRSFGFLEHGEHYEEDGIPHVDMHRDPERVTGLTR